In Deltaproteobacteria bacterium, the genomic stretch CGACCGTCCGCGCCGCCGCCAACGACCCCGAGTGATCGTCGCTGCGCGCCTGCGCTTCAGCGCAGCAGCGCGTCGACCTCGTCGGCGATGGTCTCGCCCCGCACGCGGCCCTGGTGCACGTGGCGGAGCTGACCTTCGCGGTCGAAGATCGCCGTGTGTGGGATCGGGCCCACCCCGAACGCGCGCGCCATCTGCCCGTCGTCGATCGCGATCGGCACCCGCAGGCCGGTCGCGCGTCGATACTGCTGCGCCACCGCGACCACCTGCTCGCGCGTGAGCCCGCCGCCCTCGCGGTTGACGGCCACCATCGCCACGTCGTCCGGCGACCAGCGACCAGCCATCTGGTCGAGCTCCGCCAACTCGTCGCGACAGTAGGGGCACCACGTGGCCCAGAACGTCACGACGTGGACGCGGCCGGCCAGCGCCGCGGTGTCGAAGCGCCCGCCCTCGAGGCGCTCGACGGCGAACTGCGGGACCGGCTTGCCGGGGCCGAGCGGACCCATGCGATCGAAGCGCCGTAGCCCCTGCACGAGGTCGCCGACCGCCGCGACGCCCACCAGAGCCGCGAGCACGATCCCGGCCAGCGCCGGCGCCTTCACGTGGCCACCTTGCGGGGCTCGATCGCCGCGCGCACTGCGAACGCCCAGCCCAGCGCGGCCAGGCCCGCCAGCAGCGGTGGCAGCCACGCACCCGCGGGTCGCCAGGCCCCGTTCGCGATCAACAGGTGGCCGATGGCACCGACCGCGATCATCGGCGCCAGCAACGTGCCCGCACGGTGCGATCGCGTGCGACCAAGCACGAGCTCGATGGCGAAGGTCGCGACGTAGGGCGCCAGCAGGGCGATCGCAACGTCGGCCGCGCCGAGCAACAGCGCATCGAAGCTGCGCAGCGCCACCAGGCGCGCCGTGACCTCCACCAGCGCGTAGACCGAGGTCGCGGCCAGCCACGCCAGCAGGGCCCAGGTGCCGTCGCGGGCGCCCTCGTCCGGCGCCATCGCGACCAGCGTCTGGCGCGGCGTCACCAGGATCCCACCCTGCCGCTGCAGCCAGCGCCACGCGGCGTTCATCGCCGCTGCTCCAGCTTGCGGCGCGCCGCGGTCGCGAGTGCCGACGGGATGTTCTTCGAGAACGCGACCTTCTTGACGTCGTGCGGGTGCAGCCGCACCAAGAAGCCCATCGCCGTCGCCATCGGCGTCTTCGGGTTCAGCACCAGGTTGAGCGTGATGGCGTAGTTCTTGGTCCACTCGCGGCGCTTCGAGATGTACGTGACGACGTCGCGCGCCAGCGTG encodes the following:
- a CDS encoding TlpA family protein disulfide reductase, which encodes MKAPALAGIVLAALVGVAAVGDLVQGLRRFDRMGPLGPGKPVPQFAVERLEGGRFDTAALAGRVHVVTFWATWCPYCRDELAELDQMAGRWSPDDVAMVAVNREGGGLTREQVVAVAQQYRRATGLRVPIAIDDGQMARAFGVGPIPHTAIFDREGQLRHVHQGRVRGETIADEVDALLR